The genomic stretch TCTGACATAGGACATGATTTAGTGTTGTTAGAGTATATAGTTTTGATCTCAGGTTTTCTCATAGATCTTACTACTGCATTCTACAGGTGAAAGAAAAATTCCGGAGTGATCCAAGGTACAAAGCCGTAAAGCATGAAGAGAGAGAAAACACTTTCAATGAATACATAGCAGAACTTAAATCCGCTGAACGGGAAGTGGAGCAAGCTGCGAAGGCCAAAGTGGATGAACAAGTTAGGCAACTCAGCCAATGAACTTTACGATGCTTTATTTTACTGATTGTCGCTTCACATATACTGTTGTATGCATTATCAGGCCAAGTTAAGGGAGAGGGAACGCGAAACTCGCAAAAGGAAAGAAAGGGAAGAGCAGGAAATGGAGAGAGTAAAATTGAAGATCCGAAGAAAAGATGCCGAGTCTTCATATCAGGCCTTACTTGTTGAAATTATAAAAGACCCGAAGGTGATTCAGTTGACTTATTTACTCTATATTTAACTGAACTGATCTTTGTAATGTAAGTATGTTGTTTTTCTTCCACAGGCATCATGGACAGAATCCAAGCCAAAACTTGAAAAGGACCCACAAGGTCGTGCTTTAAATCCTGACTTAGGCCAAGGTGATGCTGAGAAGTTATTCCGTGATCATGTCAAGGACTTGTATGAGGTAAATTCCTACAATTGTGGTTGTCTGTAGCTACTGTTCTAAGAATTTTAAATTGCTCTGGTATTTTGTGGCGGTTTGCTTATTGAAGTCTGCTTCCTGGTTTCTGAGCCTGTGACCGGTTCCAATCATTCTCTTCATCCATAGAGGAACTTCAAAATATTCAGCAGGTTCACATGAACTATTGCATTGAAGTATTTATGGATGGTATTATTGCATGTATTATTTGGTTGAACTCTGATGCTTGGGTCACTGCTGCTTTAACAAAGCCTCTTCAGTTTAGCGGAGTTGCTAGTGTTTTGATCGCCATATGTATCACTATCATGTGAGCTTGAATTTTTTAAGGCTCAAGTCATTGCATGCTTTTGACTGATCTTGATGTTCCTATAATTTCCCTGCAGCGTTGTGTCCGTGACTTCCGGGCACTTCTATCTGAGACCATTACCCCAGAGATAGCAACCCGGACGACAGATGAAGGAAAGACTGCAGTTAGCTCTTGGAGCGAAGCAAAAGGCCTTTTGAGATCTGACCCAAGATACAATAAAGTGGCGAGCAAAGACCGTGAGTCTATTTGGCGTCGGTATGTGGATGATATGGCAAGAAAACTTAAAAAGTCAGATACAGAGAAACCAGATACCGATGCGAGACAGCAACATAGGTCCTCTGATCCGTCAAGGCGGAGGTAACTTATAGTAGAAATTGTCCACCTGTACTTCCCTAGTTATTATTCTTCTCGGGATATTCAGGGCGTAGTCTGTCCTTTACCTTTAGGCATCTCTATGTAACAACAAATGTCTTGTATTATCATCACCAGTTTTGATACCATGAGTGTACTTTTTTTTTTCGAGCTTTTGGGCATTCAATCCTTCCTGGTGCCATTTTATGCTGTCCTGTCACATATTGTTGCGAAATAAATTTCTATATACAGTTATGAGTTACCTAGAGCTGTCATGGGGTATGTTTTCTGCACGTGCCATACTATGTTGATTGTTCTCTTTacgtgcaattttttttttacttcaagCGAAGTGTCGGCCTGAGTTCCTGGCATTGTGAACGAGCCACGTAGCAGACATCCACCCACACAAACTCGCGCAAGCACTTGAGCGAATAAGTGTTTCATAAATGCCATAATAAGTGATGTCTAGCCTGAGATGGAACTCAGGACGCGTTTGATGCAGCAAATACTGGTATTATCGACCCAGATGGCAGAAGCGATGACGCTGCTatcattttagcaacaaaattcaTGGACGTTGATCAGCCTTTGTCACATGGCCTCTCTGAAGCAAATGTGCATTGATGTATCAGCATCTAGTAAAGCAAGATAAGACCCTCCCCGGATTGGCTTGACGATTGAACGGTGGTTTATAAATATGAGCATGATCTCATCTTTGTTTTCCCGAGACACTTGTATGGAACAATATCCAGTACATAATAGATTTTCAAATAAATCACTAAGAGAATTCCTTGGTTTTAAAAATCTCAAGGACAGCTCCCCCGCCGCCCAAAAGGGTCAGGGAGCAAGAGAGCAAGGTAACTTCGGCTCTCCTACCCTCCTTTTGCGTAATTGTATGCTTGGATTAAGAGTGAAATGTTTTCTCTCGCAGACGATTGGCTGTATTTTTAAACAGAAGAAGAAGATTATCAAGCTCGCCGGAGATAATGGAATTATGGAGGCGTTCAAACTCAGGGGAGAAGTtgagatcaagcttaaggaaaaatATGAGATGGAGGAGCTGATCAAGAACTTTAGAGAAGATAAGTCCAAGAACAATGAGATTACTTGAACTCGTTACCTTTCTTTTTATCTGTAATCAAGTAAAGTAAGAGCAAGATTAATAACATAGCCGGCTCCTGGCTATAGAGCCCTGCCATGTCATCTTGCAGTCATCATAAAGTTCACACAATAGATTGACTACTCGTATTAGGTTGGTTGCTAAGTAAGTTTCATTAGAGATTTAATAATTTTATGTTTGGATGCCTATTGGGCTTAGGGGCAAACGGCCAGCTTTTTATGGATAACGTTTGAGGATAAACGTCCACTTATTTgatgacggagggagtacatattaaACTAAACATCTGTTTTATAGTAGTATTAGTCTACCTTTTAGGGTGCTTTGTCCGTTGTAGAAGTAGTATTACTTTTTTCTTTGTCGGAAATGGTTGATTCTCAATTGGACTTTGATCTGTACATTTCTCAACAGTTGGACAACCTAGTCGCTACGTTTCGCTCACTCATGAagaatgcaataaaggcatggtatgAGCAGATTTGCCCGCGGCGCAGCGAGAACTCCAATTTGTGCAAAGACCTACGCGAGGTGCCACAAAGCTTTTCACATGTTGGAGAAGATAAACGACCAACTATTGTCTCTCCTTGAAATGGGAGTCTTCTTGGTCAACAAGGATCGTCTTGCTGTGGTTGTTGAAAAACTAAACCTTGGCGAGCTAGCGGATCTGTGATGGATAAGGTTCGTGGCTgcatcctcttctttctcccaccgGTTGACGGTGTTGGATTTCATACCCGTAGCAGTTTAACTAAGCGATCAGTTGCCACTACTTATGCTTTTAGTAGATACATATTTCTTGTTTTTTTAAGGAGAACTATCTTGGTTACGGTTGTTGTGACCTGTCCATCTAATTCGGTTCTTATCTAAGTTCAAATCTTAAGTTAATTCGTGGTTACATGGCCTTCAAAAGTTTTTTTTCCCGTGTGTGTCTGAAATGGGCCACTGCTATGAGCAGTTGTAGCTCGCACAGAAAGGGGAAAGAGAGTAGGGGCGACACCCAAACCCTCGCAAACCCCGTCCCtgctcatcaccatcaccatggcgtccctcctccgccgccgccacacccactcgtccgccgcctccgtctccgcccacctcctccgccgcttcTCCGCGCTCCCCGACGTAGATCCCTCACCGGCCTCTGCCCCCGTCCCTGCCCCAACCCTCGCGGCGCCTGCCGCCCCCCGCGCCTCCATCATCGACCTCCAGCTCGCCGTCCGCGCGGCGACCGACCCGGACCGCCTCCACGCCCTCGTCTCCTCCGCGCTCTCCAGCCCCGACTACCACCGCCTCCACACCTCGCGCCCCCtcttctccctcgccgccgcgcgcctcgctCGCTTCCACCGCCCCGACCTCACCGCATCCCTCCTCGACCAGCTCCTCGCCTCCGCCCCGCCCACCCCCGGCATCCTCGCTCGCGCCCTATCCCTCTTCCCATCCCCAGACGACGCCATCCGCGCCTTCTCCTCTTCCCCACCCGCCGCGCGCTCCGACgtctccctctccgccctcctCTCCGCGCTCCTCCGCGCCGGCCGCCTCGACGAGctcaagtccaccttcaagtccgCCGAGTCAGCCCTCGGCGTCGCCCCGGGCTGCGCCTCCCACAACGTGCTCCTCCACGCGCTGGTCAAGGCCTCCGACCACGCGGCTGCCCGCAAGTTGCTCAACGAAATGGCCAAGAAGAAGTTCAAGCACCGCCCCGCGCCAGACATCATATCCTACAACACCGTCCTCGCGGGGTTCTCTGCCAAGGACGACGCCGAGGAGTTCGAGAAGCTGCTCAAGGAGATCAGTGAGAACAAGCTGGAGCCCAACATCACCACCTACAACTGCCGGGTCCAGTGGCTCGCCAAGAAGGAGGAGACCTTCAGGGGGGAGGAGCTGCTCGACGTGATGGAGTCCAAGGGCGTGCTGCCCAACTACGTCACCTACCACGCGCTTGTGCAGGGGTACTGCAAGGAGGGGAACGTCGGGGCGGCGATGCGTGTGTTCAAGAAGATGAAGGTGATGAAGAGGCGGGAGGGGAGGAGTGACTTGAGAGTGTCGGTGCATGCGCTCACGTACATGGTgctgtttaggagtttggtggagAGTGAAAGGCTCGACGATGCATTGTGGATCTGTAACAGCTGCTTCGCGATGAAGGCAGCCCCACCGTTTGATGCTGTCAAGGGTTTGGTGGATGGTTTGGTCAAGGCTGGGAGGTCTGCAGATGCAAAGCATGTTGTTGCCAAGATGAACTTCCTTGTCAATGGGGATGCTAAAGCTACTTGGGAGAAGGTTGCTGGTAAATTATCTATTGAAGAGGGAGCGCCAAGTTCAAATCCATGATTTGGATTTGTTCACGTGTTTTGTCCTTGGAATAAGGATGAAGAAAAAGAAGCGCATTCACATGGGATCTACTTTTTGCCTTCGTCCTACCGTAGGGCTATTTTTCAAGGTTTGAATGGTTAAAGTCAGAGTGTAATGTCTGTCTTTATTAAGCAGAATGGTAAGAAGTACCCTTTTCTGTAAGAGcttcttctgtttttttttcttttttgccttTTAGTTATATTAAAAGATGTTAAACATTTGTTGAAGTGATAAGGAGATCATGATACTATCTACTATCCTGCACTGTAACATGTTTGATTAGTACACTTCAGAATAGTTGAAGGATAATTGTGTGTTTCAAGCCTTAACCTTAAGTTGTTCCGCTTTCTTCTTTCCTTTTGAGTAGTTGTACTAGTATTAATGTACTCACCACATATTAGGAATTAATACTCACACAAGTAATCCTTTAAATTAATAAGTCATATGGTTGAACATGAtgcagtatcagtgccagacttgTACATTTATCTTGGGAACAAAGTCGAGTACCTGACAGTGTTTCATAATTGATATATAAAGCATTGAACTAGAGTAAAATAGTGACTAACTAGTTACAGAGCATAAATACACTATGCTCCTTATTACATTTTTAGACTAGAAATCGTAATCATGAAATGGTACTGTGCCATGTAAAGCTTGTGTCTGATATTTCCATGTACTTGGACCTCTTTCAGTTTCAGTTAATGCCCCGGACTAGCATTCCTTCAAATGTGATACCAGGGCCAAATGCCAAGATTAATCCCCACTCCTCCCTTATTGCCCCTTTCTTCAATTCATCCCTCAAATACTCCAACACATAGAAGACTGTGTTGCTGCTCACATTCCCATAGTTCATCAGAGCCTTCCTACTGATCTTGAGTTTATCTGGCTCAAGTTCGAGGCAAACCTCTAGCCTGTTCAATATTGCTGGTCCACCGGGATGCACAGCCCAAAATAAATCATT from Lolium rigidum isolate FL_2022 chromosome 4, APGP_CSIRO_Lrig_0.1, whole genome shotgun sequence encodes the following:
- the LOC124708777 gene encoding pentatricopeptide repeat-containing protein At1g61870, mitochondrial-like, which gives rise to MASLLRRRHTHSSAASVSAHLLRRFSALPDVDPSPASAPVPAPTLAAPAAPRASIIDLQLAVRAATDPDRLHALVSSALSSPDYHRLHTSRPLFSLAAARLARFHRPDLTASLLDQLLASAPPTPGILARALSLFPSPDDAIRAFSSSPPAARSDVSLSALLSALLRAGRLDELKSTFKSAESALGVAPGCASHNVLLHALVKASDHAAARKLLNEMAKKKFKHRPAPDIISYNTVLAGFSAKDDAEEFEKLLKEISENKLEPNITTYNCRVQWLAKKEETFRGEELLDVMESKGVLPNYVTYHALVQGYCKEGNVGAAMRVFKKMKVMKRREGRSDLRVSVHALTYMVLFRSLVESERLDDALWICNSCFAMKAAPPFDAVKGLVDGLVKAGRSADAKHVVAKMNFLVNGDAKATWEKVAGKLSIEEGAPSSNP